In Paenibacillus sp. FSL M7-0420, a single genomic region encodes these proteins:
- a CDS encoding response regulator: MKAILIDDEKPALQHLERMLLKDGRVEITGKFTSARLGLAHLEREKADIVFLDIGMPEMNGLEAGEYIAGMDRSTRIVYITAYSEYAIEAFELNAADYLLKPVTSQRLSKTLERLEVGKESPEVKMPPTPAPVKELSILCFHRLEFTDSTEPGRKMQWRTSKAQEVFALLLHNRGQWILKDTIVDLVWPDFKPEKAVTNLHTTVYHIRKLLKAWDMEVLVEFSQERYRLTKEQVLLDVEEFELGYAGTPVESEEEWLRREKILKLYRGDYLQEHHYDWAEIRRKELQVRYIRMALHSAEYELSSGRPRLALERLLELQAADPYSDQLCRLILRSYADLGDFIGFRTHYDKYKELLENELGIRPDQVMDSWVQKVL, encoded by the coding sequence ATGAAGGCCATATTGATTGACGATGAGAAGCCGGCGCTGCAGCATCTGGAGCGTATGCTTCTGAAGGATGGGCGTGTGGAAATCACCGGGAAATTCACCTCGGCACGCCTGGGACTTGCGCATCTGGAACGGGAGAAGGCGGATATTGTCTTCCTGGATATCGGGATGCCGGAGATGAACGGGCTGGAAGCAGGTGAATACATTGCAGGTATGGACCGGAGCACCCGGATTGTCTATATTACCGCATACAGCGAGTATGCGATCGAAGCCTTTGAACTCAATGCAGCTGATTATTTGCTGAAGCCGGTGACCTCCCAGCGGTTAAGCAAAACCCTTGAGCGGCTGGAAGTCGGCAAGGAGAGTCCTGAAGTGAAGATGCCGCCTACACCGGCGCCTGTCAAGGAGCTGTCAATCCTCTGCTTCCACCGGCTTGAATTCACAGACAGCACGGAGCCGGGGCGCAAAATGCAGTGGAGAACCAGCAAGGCGCAGGAGGTCTTCGCCCTGCTGCTGCATAACCGCGGCCAGTGGATACTCAAGGACACCATTGTGGATCTCGTCTGGCCCGATTTCAAGCCCGAGAAGGCCGTAACGAACCTGCATACTACGGTATACCATATCCGCAAGCTGCTGAAGGCCTGGGATATGGAGGTGCTCGTCGAATTCTCGCAGGAGCGGTACAGGCTGACCAAGGAGCAGGTGCTGCTGGATGTGGAGGAGTTCGAGCTGGGCTATGCCGGTACGCCTGTGGAGTCAGAAGAGGAATGGCTGCGCCGGGAAAAGATATTGAAGCTGTACCGTGGAGACTACCTGCAGGAGCATCATTACGACTGGGCAGAGATCCGGCGCAAGGAGCTGCAGGTCCGGTATATCCGCATGGCGCTGCATTCCGCCGAATATGAGCTGTCCTCCGGGCGGCCCCGGCTGGCACTGGAGAGGCTGCTGGAGCTGCAGGCAGCCGATCCTTATTCCGACCAGCTCTGCAGGCTGATTCTGCGAAGTTACGCCGACCTGGGGGATTTCATCGGATTCAGGACACACTACGATAAATACAAGGAGCTCCTGGAGAATGAGCTGGGCATCCGCCCTGACCAGGTCATGGACAGCTGGGTCCAGAAGGTATTGTAA
- a CDS encoding ATP-binding protein: protein MRKYWLSILGSLVLVLIVPLLSVLQTHQIKGDRPQAVQGVIDLRSWDARHDGIMKLDGEWELYRDVLLSPGDFHPVNAGKEVPAPSTMIQVPGKWNDDISEQGERRAKGYATYRLQAMIAPGEDMVYGLRTSNIRSASKVYLNGQEIGSSGTPAASASEGRQNNMPFMGFASVTGDTMEIIVQAANYSYSSGGIVQPIVIGNQAAILKHREFALFVDGAALIGFFVLALFLLMFSKVRESRGVTLYLGLFCIAAFVYIFTHGEKLILAALPGFPYEIILKLQLASSTLVYYYLLHYVANSVNYPMSIGVIKASRLVTAFLLLIAAFVPAYLFSYLEVLLLTWGSVSLGFVLYSMVQGTRRNPKNMFLMMVSIESLSVVIIYYLVSFMGMTFSYFIISYEILLFGFVQAILMTRQYAASFREVEQLSRRLLSLDGLKDDFISDTSQELRRPLQGIVNMAKVLAQGTAGSISAAQQDQLLTIVSTGKRLTALIHDMSDFAKLNHGALFLRRQAVDLRMAASSIMAVTRQVYGNSQLEFRLNLPEQLPLLETDEQRFAQILHNLLASAVNYTPRGVITLSAEVKEEYVAIIITDTGQGIAPERLRTIFDANDPSGPAASKVYRENGLGLSITQRLVELTGGEIEVHSELGQGSVFSFTQPILQRSHALLEEEFGELHGWETAPSYTLPGEEPVQLPAEDCCSILVVDNDPVNLRVLVGVLQLDKHSVITASSGAEAIQIIQQHPELDLVIADWVMPEMPGLLLCKAIRERFTLSELPILVLMASSRPDDILAAFEAGANDYLSKPVEVREFKARMQTLLDMRKSIRVSVQSEIAFLQAQIKPHFLYNALNAIISVCPEDPDKATELLLDLSQYLRSSFDFQNRGQTVSMEKELGLVKSYLALEQARFDERLNIEFDVPEDVMAMVPPLSIQPIVENAVNHGLMQKEAGGTVRLTVELLPGCLKVAVTDDGVGMTPEKIAEVLSEERTEGGIGLRNIQHRLLKMYGAGLNIDSVPGRGTAISYTIPT from the coding sequence ATGAGAAAGTATTGGCTGAGCATTCTCGGCAGTCTGGTGCTGGTGTTGATCGTTCCGCTGCTCTCGGTCCTCCAGACACATCAGATTAAGGGGGACAGGCCGCAGGCGGTGCAGGGTGTGATTGACCTTCGCTCCTGGGACGCCCGCCACGACGGGATTATGAAGCTGGACGGAGAGTGGGAGCTGTACCGGGATGTACTGCTGTCGCCCGGGGATTTCCATCCGGTGAACGCTGGCAAGGAGGTCCCCGCCCCCTCTACGATGATTCAGGTCCCGGGGAAGTGGAACGACGATATCTCCGAACAGGGCGAGCGCAGAGCCAAAGGCTATGCTACATACCGCCTTCAGGCGATGATTGCCCCAGGGGAAGACATGGTCTACGGCCTGCGCACCAGCAACATCCGCAGTGCCAGCAAGGTCTATCTGAACGGGCAGGAGATTGGAAGCAGCGGAACCCCGGCAGCCTCGGCCTCTGAGGGCAGACAGAATAACATGCCTTTTATGGGATTCGCCTCGGTAACCGGGGATACCATGGAGATTATTGTGCAGGCAGCTAACTATAGCTACTCCTCAGGCGGGATCGTTCAGCCGATTGTGATCGGTAATCAGGCCGCTATTTTGAAGCACAGGGAATTTGCCCTGTTTGTAGACGGGGCTGCACTGATCGGATTCTTCGTGCTAGCCCTCTTCCTGCTGATGTTCTCCAAGGTGAGGGAGAGCCGGGGGGTCACATTGTATCTGGGCTTGTTCTGCATAGCGGCTTTTGTCTACATTTTTACGCACGGCGAAAAGCTTATCCTGGCGGCACTGCCGGGCTTCCCTTACGAGATTATACTCAAGCTGCAGCTCGCGTCCTCTACACTGGTCTATTATTATCTGCTGCACTATGTCGCCAATTCAGTGAATTACCCGATGTCTATCGGGGTAATTAAGGCCTCCAGGCTGGTTACGGCATTCCTGCTGCTGATTGCTGCCTTCGTCCCGGCCTATCTGTTCAGCTATCTGGAGGTGCTGCTGCTGACCTGGGGCTCGGTAAGCCTGGGCTTCGTGCTCTACTCCATGGTCCAGGGCACCCGGCGCAATCCGAAGAATATGTTCCTGATGATGGTCAGTATTGAAAGCCTGAGCGTGGTCATTATCTATTATCTGGTCAGCTTCATGGGCATGACCTTCAGCTATTTCATCATCTCCTACGAGATACTCCTGTTCGGGTTCGTGCAGGCGATCCTTATGACCCGGCAATACGCAGCTTCCTTCCGCGAAGTGGAACAGCTCTCACGCCGCCTTTTGTCGCTTGACGGCTTGAAGGATGACTTCATCTCCGATACGTCGCAGGAACTGCGGAGGCCGCTGCAGGGGATCGTCAACATGGCCAAGGTGCTGGCTCAGGGGACGGCCGGCTCCATCAGCGCTGCCCAGCAGGATCAGCTGCTCACGATTGTCTCCACCGGCAAGCGGCTTACAGCCCTGATCCATGATATGTCGGACTTTGCGAAGCTGAATCACGGCGCGCTCTTCCTGCGCCGGCAGGCCGTCGATCTCCGCATGGCAGCTTCCTCCATTATGGCGGTCACCCGTCAGGTCTACGGCAACAGCCAGCTGGAATTCCGGCTGAATCTGCCGGAGCAGCTTCCGCTGCTGGAGACGGATGAGCAGCGGTTCGCTCAGATTCTGCATAATTTACTCGCGAGTGCAGTGAATTATACGCCCAGAGGCGTGATAACGCTGTCTGCTGAGGTTAAAGAAGAGTATGTTGCCATCATCATAACAGACACTGGCCAGGGTATCGCGCCTGAGCGTCTGCGTACGATCTTCGATGCCAATGATCCAAGCGGTCCTGCCGCCAGTAAGGTCTACCGTGAGAACGGGCTTGGCCTCAGCATTACCCAGAGGCTGGTAGAACTGACGGGCGGGGAGATTGAGGTGCATTCCGAACTGGGGCAAGGCTCCGTCTTCAGCTTCACCCAGCCGATCCTGCAGAGGAGTCATGCACTGCTGGAGGAGGAATTCGGAGAGCTTCACGGCTGGGAGACGGCGCCTTCGTACACGCTTCCCGGAGAAGAACCTGTGCAGCTGCCGGCTGAAGACTGCTGCTCCATTCTGGTAGTGGATAATGATCCCGTTAACCTCCGCGTGCTGGTAGGCGTATTGCAGCTGGATAAACATTCTGTGATTACCGCCAGCAGCGGGGCTGAGGCGATCCAGATCATCCAGCAGCATCCTGAGCTTGATCTGGTGATTGCCGACTGGGTAATGCCGGAGATGCCCGGGCTTCTGCTCTGTAAGGCCATCCGTGAACGGTTCACCTTGTCCGAGCTGCCGATTCTGGTACTGATGGCGAGCAGCCGCCCAGATGATATCCTCGCAGCCTTCGAGGCCGGAGCGAATGATTATCTGAGCAAGCCGGTGGAGGTGCGCGAATTCAAGGCACGGATGCAGACCCTGCTGGATATGCGCAAGTCAATCCGTGTATCTGTCCAGTCGGAGATTGCCTTCCTCCAGGCGCAGATCAAGCCGCATTTCTTATATAATGCGCTGAATGCCATTATCTCGGTCTGTCCGGAGGACCCGGACAAGGCCACGGAGCTGCTGCTGGACCTCAGCCAATACCTGCGGAGCAGCTTCGACTTCCAGAACCGGGGACAGACGGTATCCATGGAGAAGGAGCTGGGACTGGTCAAATCCTATCTTGCGCTGGAGCAGGCGAGGTTCGATGAACGGCTGAACATCGAGTTCGATGTGCCGGAAGATGTGATGGCTATGGTTCCGCCGCTGAGCATCCAGCCGATTGTGGAGAATGCCGTGAATCATGGCCTGATGCAGAAGGAGGCCGGAGGGACGGTACGGCTGACCGTCGAACTGCTGCCCGGCTGTCTCAAGGTAGCAGTCACGGATGACGGTGTAGGTATGACCCCGGAGAAGATTGCGGAGGTCCTCTCGGAAGAGCGGACAGAGGGGGGCATCGGACTGCGCAATATTCAGCACCGCCTGCTCAAGATGTATGGAGCAGGCCTGAATATTGACAGTGTACCGGGAAGAGGGACCGCTATATCATATACCATCCCCACCTAA
- a CDS encoding nucleobase:cation symporter-2 family protein → MLSKQKILALGLQHVLAMYAGAVIVPLVVGGALNLNGTQMAYLIAADLFTCGLATLLQIMGSKYFGSGLPVVLGCTFTAVSPIIAIASGSNLATAYGAIIISGLFVVLAAPVYGKLLKFFPTVVTGSVVTIIGLSLIPVAMNNVAGGQGSADFGQPRNLLLALITLLVILAVNRLTTGFLRSVSVLVGLVVGTVIGYAMGIVHFSTVTTASWVSVAQPFYFGWPQFSITAIFTMIIVNIVSMVESTGVYFAVGKATDQQVEQKQIVNGLRSEGLAIMLGGLFNAFPYTAFSQNVGLLSLTRVKTRNVIFAAGGIMIVLGLLPKLAALTTVVPNAVLGGAMIVMFGSVAASGMSILSDVDLRKDGNLLIAACSIAVGLGSAVLPSMFDQLPEFARMLLQNGIVSGSLTAIILNIFLSKTQESAVPAAAAPETK, encoded by the coding sequence ATGTTAAGCAAACAGAAGATACTGGCCCTAGGGCTTCAGCATGTACTGGCGATGTATGCCGGAGCGGTCATAGTACCGCTGGTTGTCGGGGGAGCACTCAACTTGAATGGTACGCAGATGGCGTATCTGATTGCAGCGGATCTGTTCACCTGTGGACTGGCGACCCTGCTGCAGATTATGGGCAGCAAATATTTCGGAAGCGGGCTGCCGGTTGTTCTCGGCTGTACCTTCACAGCCGTTAGCCCGATTATCGCCATCGCTTCAGGCTCCAATCTGGCAACGGCTTATGGCGCAATCATTATCTCCGGGTTGTTCGTGGTGCTGGCAGCCCCGGTGTACGGGAAGCTGCTGAAGTTCTTCCCGACCGTGGTCACCGGCTCGGTAGTCACAATCATCGGACTGTCGCTGATTCCCGTAGCGATGAATAATGTGGCCGGCGGCCAGGGCAGCGCCGACTTCGGGCAGCCCCGCAATCTGCTGCTGGCTCTGATCACACTGCTCGTTATTCTGGCCGTTAACCGGCTGACCACAGGGTTCCTGCGCTCCGTATCTGTGCTGGTAGGACTTGTAGTGGGTACAGTAATCGGCTATGCCATGGGCATTGTTCATTTCTCTACCGTGACCACAGCTTCCTGGGTCAGCGTTGCACAGCCGTTCTACTTCGGCTGGCCTCAGTTCAGCATTACCGCCATATTCACAATGATCATCGTCAATATTGTGTCTATGGTCGAATCCACCGGGGTCTACTTTGCCGTAGGTAAGGCGACGGACCAGCAGGTGGAGCAGAAGCAGATCGTGAACGGCCTGCGTTCCGAGGGACTGGCCATCATGCTGGGGGGCCTGTTCAATGCCTTCCCGTACACCGCATTCTCCCAGAATGTCGGCTTGCTGTCGCTGACGCGGGTGAAGACGCGGAATGTTATTTTTGCAGCAGGCGGAATTATGATCGTACTTGGTCTGCTGCCTAAGCTGGCGGCACTGACTACAGTGGTGCCGAATGCGGTGCTGGGCGGGGCGATGATTGTCATGTTCGGCTCGGTCGCCGCTTCCGGTATGTCGATTCTGTCCGATGTGGATCTGCGCAAGGACGGCAATCTGCTGATTGCTGCCTGCAGCATCGCGGTGGGCCTCGGCTCTGCAGTGCTTCCGTCCATGTTCGACCAGCTGCCGGAATTCGCCAGAATGCTGCTGCAGAATGGAATCGTGTCCGGGTCGCTGACAGCGATCATTCTGAATATCTTCTTGTCGAAGACCCAGGAGAGTGCGGTTCCTGCCGCAGCCGCTCCGGAAACGAAGTAA
- a CDS encoding xanthine phosphoribosyltransferase: protein MKVLEERIRQEGLILSETVLKVDSFLNHQVDTALALAIGKEFAAVFGDRQITKVLTVEASGIQFAMAAGIALGVPFIYAKKKKAVTLSEAVYSAPVHSFTRQEDYQISISQKYLGPDDTVLIVDDFLATGAALVGLCDIVAESGAQLAGVGCVIEKSFQEGRGLLEQRGVPVYSLARIASMSPGEIHFIDNEGLIKERAGC from the coding sequence ATGAAAGTATTAGAAGAACGCATTAGACAAGAAGGCTTAATTCTATCGGAGACTGTGCTGAAAGTGGACTCATTTCTTAACCATCAGGTAGACACGGCGCTTGCGCTTGCGATCGGGAAGGAATTCGCAGCAGTCTTCGGAGACCGGCAGATCACCAAGGTGCTGACTGTGGAGGCCAGCGGCATTCAGTTCGCCATGGCGGCGGGAATTGCGCTGGGTGTTCCGTTCATCTACGCCAAGAAGAAGAAGGCAGTCACCTTGTCCGAAGCGGTGTATTCGGCACCGGTTCACTCCTTCACCCGTCAAGAGGACTACCAGATCAGCATCTCACAGAAATATCTCGGGCCGGACGATACCGTATTGATCGTTGATGATTTCCTGGCTACCGGCGCGGCGCTTGTAGGGCTATGCGATATCGTAGCAGAGTCGGGGGCGCAGCTGGCCGGGGTCGGCTGTGTCATCGAGAAGAGCTTCCAGGAGGGACGCGGTCTGCTGGAGCAGCGCGGAGTTCCGGTGTATTCCCTGGCACGGATTGCTTCCATGTCGCCGGGTGAGATTCATTTCATAGATAATGAAGGATTAATCAAGGAGCGTGCAGGATGTTAA
- a CDS encoding response regulator translates to MRIKQQVWLAASASILLLGSMITISILFMEGGPRLLTTGLGAGGILVSIGLLYSIQRNIDRGLGRITEISQDIAAGIFDPAAAATVRKDEFGQLSASFFGLAAELHHRTADERELRLRAEEQAWINTQVSEMALLLQGSVQLRTASRVFIGRLATAVGGSYGAIYLKQGGQLNFAAGYAFDDASGQQESIPLGSGLVGQCALDQQMIVLQDLPENYIKVRSGLGEAAPSSLIIVPIKHEQEVVAVMELAALSPFNSKEMQLIERTGQNMGVLMNTLADVARIEELLSETQLQKEELEAQTEELTAQTQELEAQTEELMAQTEELRLQTDQLQDQKTELEAQSESLLTSNEQLQTQMKLTEAQKDEIEAQTEELRQQTEELHASNLELQNQMEISRRQTMEIQAQADEISAANRDMQKQLQITEMQKSEIADQAEELQAQTEELQSQTEELQAQTDTLQTQADELLIQKEELAASHDQLLLQVELTEKQKEEIQAQAQEIFMAAQYKSEFLANVSHELRTPLNSLLILSQILAENKDGNLEAKQLEYVHTIFSAGKDLLQLIDEILDLAKLEVGKMTPVIEPVSPQDLSNHVFRHFEQQAKKKNLRFDVHSDNRLPDYLMTDGHRLQQVLNNLLSNAIKFTPEQGSVSLSIRTSGEEVIFAVSDTGIGIAASKLESIFEAFQQADGTTSRKYGGTGLGLTICRELATLLGGRIEVDSVEGKGSTFSLIIPAVEPGEDAQTLAAAAYSAAASPEIPASEPIRRENPAFRESFVPDISISNPKLLQYAEMDDDRGNLLSGDITLLIIEEDAEFAARLLELARSRGFKAIVAFQGDQGLALAHAYKPDAILLDLHLPVLDGWSIISRLKSRPELRHIPVHVISTAEENQQSLSMGALSFWKKPNDYAELEAAFLQIETYIRRPVKSLLIVEDNKVLRGSLVEFIAHPDVNIIAVGTGREAMEHLASHHFDCMVLDLGLSDISGFDLLEQVKTNRKLQTLPVIIYTGKDLSKTDEQRLKHYAESIVIKNVRSMERLYDDTALYLHRKHADLPLDKQRLIENLHNPESAFAGKSILLVDDDMRNIFALSSVLEGYNMEISFAQNGREALEHLETHPGVELVFMDIMMPEMDGYETMKHIRLNPDYDQIVIIALTARALEEDRVKCLEAGASDYISKPINTTQLVRVLKLWLIQ, encoded by the coding sequence ATGAGAATAAAACAACAGGTTTGGTTAGCTGCATCAGCTTCTATCCTGCTGCTAGGCAGTATGATTACTATATCTATCCTCTTTATGGAGGGTGGCCCGCGCCTGCTTACAACAGGATTAGGCGCGGGCGGCATTCTGGTTAGTATCGGCCTTCTGTACAGTATTCAGCGAAATATAGACCGCGGCCTGGGCCGGATCACGGAGATCTCACAGGATATCGCAGCAGGCATTTTTGACCCTGCTGCTGCGGCTACTGTCCGGAAGGATGAATTCGGCCAGCTTTCAGCTTCCTTTTTCGGGCTGGCAGCTGAGCTCCATCACAGAACCGCCGATGAGCGCGAACTGCGGCTTAGAGCCGAGGAACAGGCCTGGATTAATACGCAGGTGTCTGAGATGGCGCTGCTGCTTCAAGGCTCTGTCCAGCTGAGGACGGCCTCGCGTGTGTTCATCGGCAGGCTGGCTACCGCTGTCGGCGGAAGCTACGGGGCGATCTATCTGAAGCAGGGGGGGCAGCTGAACTTCGCGGCCGGCTATGCCTTCGATGATGCTTCAGGGCAACAGGAGTCCATACCGCTGGGCAGCGGCCTGGTCGGACAATGCGCACTGGATCAGCAGATGATCGTACTGCAGGATCTACCAGAGAATTATATCAAGGTCCGCTCCGGCCTGGGGGAGGCTGCGCCCTCCTCGCTGATTATAGTCCCTATTAAGCATGAACAGGAAGTTGTAGCAGTCATGGAACTGGCTGCCTTAAGCCCGTTCAACTCCAAAGAGATGCAGCTGATTGAACGCACCGGACAGAACATGGGCGTGCTGATGAATACGCTGGCGGATGTCGCCAGAATTGAAGAGCTGCTGAGCGAGACTCAGCTGCAGAAGGAAGAACTGGAGGCCCAGACCGAAGAACTGACCGCCCAGACCCAGGAGCTGGAAGCTCAGACCGAAGAGCTGATGGCCCAGACAGAGGAGCTGCGGCTGCAGACCGACCAGTTACAGGACCAGAAGACTGAACTGGAGGCGCAGTCCGAGAGCCTGCTGACCTCCAATGAACAGCTTCAGACACAAATGAAGCTCACAGAGGCCCAGAAGGACGAGATTGAAGCCCAGACGGAGGAACTGCGGCAGCAGACGGAAGAGCTGCATGCCTCCAACCTGGAATTGCAGAATCAGATGGAGATTTCCCGCCGGCAAACCATGGAGATCCAGGCACAGGCCGACGAGATCTCTGCGGCAAACCGCGATATGCAGAAGCAGCTGCAAATCACGGAAATGCAAAAGTCCGAGATCGCAGATCAGGCCGAGGAGCTTCAGGCCCAGACCGAAGAGCTTCAGTCTCAGACGGAGGAGCTTCAGGCCCAGACCGATACATTGCAAACTCAGGCCGATGAACTGCTGATCCAGAAGGAGGAGCTGGCTGCCTCCCATGATCAGCTGCTGCTTCAAGTCGAGCTTACTGAGAAGCAAAAGGAGGAGATCCAGGCACAGGCGCAGGAAATCTTCATGGCCGCGCAGTACAAATCGGAATTCCTGGCCAATGTCTCCCATGAGCTGCGCACCCCGCTGAACAGCCTGCTGATCCTCTCGCAGATTCTTGCCGAGAACAAGGACGGCAATCTGGAAGCGAAGCAGCTGGAATACGTTCATACGATCTTCTCGGCAGGCAAGGATCTCCTGCAGCTGATCGATGAGATTCTCGATCTGGCGAAGCTGGAGGTCGGCAAAATGACCCCTGTAATCGAACCGGTCTCCCCACAGGATCTCAGCAATCATGTCTTCCGCCACTTCGAACAGCAGGCCAAGAAGAAGAACCTGCGGTTCGATGTCCATTCCGACAACCGGCTGCCGGATTATCTGATGACCGACGGTCACAGATTGCAGCAGGTCTTGAATAATCTGTTATCCAACGCCATCAAATTCACACCGGAGCAAGGCTCCGTCTCCCTGTCGATCCGCACCAGCGGCGAAGAGGTCATCTTCGCCGTCAGCGATACCGGTATCGGCATAGCCGCTTCCAAGCTGGAGAGCATCTTCGAAGCGTTCCAGCAGGCAGACGGCACCACCAGCCGCAAATACGGCGGCACCGGTCTCGGCCTCACGATCTGCCGGGAGCTGGCTACCCTGCTGGGCGGAAGAATTGAGGTGGATTCCGTGGAAGGCAAGGGCAGCACCTTCTCCCTCATTATTCCCGCTGTGGAACCGGGAGAGGATGCCCAGACCCTTGCTGCCGCAGCCTATTCAGCAGCAGCCTCTCCGGAGATTCCGGCTTCCGAGCCTATCCGCCGCGAGAATCCGGCCTTCCGCGAATCCTTCGTGCCCGACATTTCCATCTCCAATCCGAAGCTGCTGCAATATGCGGAAATGGATGATGACCGGGGCAATCTGCTGAGCGGGGATATTACCCTGCTGATTATCGAGGAGGACGCCGAATTCGCCGCCCGGCTGCTGGAGCTGGCGCGCAGCCGGGGCTTCAAGGCCATCGTCGCCTTCCAGGGCGATCAAGGGCTTGCCCTGGCCCATGCCTACAAGCCTGATGCCATCCTGCTGGATCTGCATCTTCCCGTTCTGGACGGCTGGTCCATTATCAGCCGCCTGAAGAGCAGGCCGGAACTGCGGCATATCCCAGTGCATGTCATCTCGACAGCCGAGGAGAACCAGCAGAGCTTGTCGATGGGCGCCTTATCCTTCTGGAAGAAGCCGAATGATTATGCAGAGCTGGAAGCAGCCTTTCTCCAGATTGAGACTTATATCCGCCGTCCGGTGAAGAGTCTGCTGATTGTCGAAGACAACAAGGTTTTGCGCGGCAGTCTTGTCGAATTCATCGCCCATCCCGATGTGAACATTATTGCAGTGGGCACCGGAAGAGAAGCGATGGAGCATCTGGCCAGCCATCATTTTGACTGTATGGTGCTGGACCTGGGTCTCTCGGATATTTCCGGCTTCGACCTGCTGGAGCAGGTCAAGACCAACCGCAAGCTGCAGACCTTGCCGGTGATTATTTATACAGGCAAGGATCTCAGCAAGACAGATGAGCAGCGCCTTAAGCACTACGCCGAGAGTATTGTGATCAAGAACGTGCGTTCAATGGAACGTCTCTATGACGATACGGCCCTCTACCTCCACCGCAAGCATGCAGACCTGCCTTTGGATAAGCAGCGCCTGATCGAGAACCTGCATAATCCGGAGTCCGCTTTTGCCGGGAAAAGCATTCTGCTTGTGGATGATGATATGCGTAATATTTTTGCGTTATCCAGTGTGCTGGAAGGTTATAATATGGAGATCAGCTTTGCCCAGAATGGCAGAGAAGCCCTGGAGCATCTGGAGACCCACCCTGGCGTTGAACTGGTATTCATGGATATTATGATGCCGGAGATGGATGGTTACGAGACGATGAAGCATATCCGGCTAAATCCGGACTATGATCAGATCGTCATTATTGCGCTGACCGCCCGCGCCTTGGAGGAAGACCGGGTCAAATGCCTCGAAGCTGGGGCGAGCGATTATATATCCAAACCGATTAATACCACACAGCTGGTGAGAGTGCTGAAATTATGGTTGATTCAATAG
- a CDS encoding ATP-binding response regulator, which translates to MEYPINILIVDDRADEFLSIQALLADSPYRLVQALSGMDALKCLLEQEFALIIMDVLMPGMNGFETAKRIKMRQKSRDIPIIFLTSLTSELENYMLAYSAGAIDYLTKPFHPIVLKSKIDGFVRLYQTRKELQLKTQELETANSILTELKETAEVALRIKSGFLAMMSHEIRTPLNGIIAMSDVLRSSELSPDDQEMAEIIHTSGHALVSVITHILDFTKIESGKMELDYELFNLHSCIKETVDLFRALARERSLTLETSIDPDIPALLIGDPNRLRQVLNNLIGNAIKFTITGGVKVHVQLRQAMDKLLELEFIIEDTGIGIPEDKMKYLFQPFTQIGATINRKFGGTGLGLSICKMLVDLMGGTIYAKPGLVGGATFIFTIQVAEGQPD; encoded by the coding sequence ATGGAGTATCCGATTAATATTTTGATTGTAGATGACCGGGCAGATGAGTTCCTGTCCATTCAGGCATTGCTCGCCGATTCGCCCTACCGGCTGGTTCAAGCCCTCTCGGGCATGGATGCTCTGAAATGTCTGCTGGAGCAGGAATTCGCCCTGATCATTATGGATGTGCTCATGCCTGGCATGAACGGGTTTGAAACGGCGAAACGGATAAAGATGCGTCAGAAGTCACGGGATATCCCGATTATTTTCCTAACCTCGCTGACCTCTGAGCTGGAGAACTATATGTTGGCTTATTCGGCAGGGGCCATTGACTACCTGACCAAGCCGTTCCATCCGATCGTGTTAAAAAGCAAGATTGACGGCTTCGTCCGTCTCTACCAGACCCGCAAAGAGCTGCAGCTCAAAACGCAGGAGCTGGAGACAGCCAACAGCATCCTGACCGAGCTGAAGGAGACCGCCGAGGTGGCGCTGCGGATCAAGAGCGGCTTCCTTGCCATGATGAGCCATGAGATCCGTACTCCGCTGAACGGGATTATCGCCATGTCGGATGTGCTTCGTTCCTCCGAGCTGTCCCCGGACGACCAGGAGATGGCCGAAATCATTCATACCAGCGGTCACGCGCTTGTCTCTGTCATTACGCACATCCTGGACTTCACCAAGATCGAATCCGGCAAAATGGAGCTGGATTATGAGCTCTTCAATCTTCACTCCTGCATCAAAGAAACGGTCGATCTGTTCAGGGCTCTGGCGAGAGAACGCAGCCTGACCCTGGAGACCTCTATTGATCCTGACATTCCTGCCCTGCTTATCGGTGACCCCAACCGTCTGCGCCAGGTACTGAATAATCTGATCGGCAATGCCATCAAGTTCACGATCACCGGCGGCGTCAAAGTGCATGTCCAGCTCCGGCAGGCTATGGATAAGCTGCTGGAGCTGGAATTCATTATTGAAGATACCGGTATTGGCATTCCAGAAGACAAGATGAAATATCTGTTCCAGCCGTTCACCCAGATCGGAGCCACCATCAACCGCAAGTTCGGCGGAACCGGGCTCGGGCTGTCCATCTGCAAAATGCTGGTCGACCTCATGGGCGGAACAATCTATGCCAAGCCGGGTCTAGTGGGCGGGGCTACCTTCATCTTCACCATCCAGGTCGCTGAAGGCCAGCCGGACTGA